The region GCTTGGTTGGCCTTCTTAAAGGAACGGTAGTTGTCGATTGAATTTAGCTTTTTATAAAGTTCTTCTTGTCCTGCAGGAGCAGTTCCGGTGGGTTTCTGACCTGCTTGCGCATTTTCCGCAGCTGTTGGAGTTCCTGCTTGTGGCTTAGGTCCTGCGCCTTCCTCTAAAGGAGGAGCAAGATTGCTCACGCAGATATTGATGAATTTCAGATTGATTTTGTTTTCATCGATCAAGATCGCAAGGTTGGTCTGGTCCGGAGAAACCGCCGAAACCTTATTCGAAGTCCCGAATACTGCAATTGCTGCGATCGCTAAAAGAAGAATGCGTGTATATCTCGAACCCATGGCCTTTCCTACTAGAAGACTATCGGCAGGGTTTGAAATTGTATCTTCTCTTTTTTTTAAGGCAAAAATGCTTAGAGAAACCTTTTTGGGGAGAAGGAGAAAACCGGACTCTAATGCCAGCCTCCCCTTCTCTTTTGATCTTAAAGAGCGCTGATCCTGCGGATTGCCTCAATCACATCGTCTTTCTTACCGAAGGCGGAAAGTCTAAAGTATCCTTCCCCAGCAGGTCCGAAACCTGAACCTGGAGTTCCTACCACTTGGGCCTTGTCCAAGAGTTGGTCAAAGAAATCCCAAGAGCTGAGATTATTCGGAGTCTTGAGCCAGATATAAGGCGCGTTCACTCCGCCAAATACATCGTAACCAGCCTTTTGCAAACCTTCTCGGATCGCCTTTGCATTGCTCATATAAGCATCGATGCTTGCTCGGATCTCTTTTTTACCTTGAGGAGAATAGATTGCTTCTGCCGCCTTCTGGGTCACATAGGAAACACCGTTGAACTTGGTGGTATGTCTTCTGCTCCAGAGAGATCCGATGGAAACTTCTTGTCCGTCTTTGGTTTTTCCCTTCAATTCCTTAGGTATCACAATGTAAGCACAACGTAATCCGGTAAACCCGGCAGTCTTGGAGAAGGATCTGAATTCGATCGCTACCTCTCTTGCACCTTCTACCTCGTAAATGGAACGTGGAACACCAGGCTCGGAGATAAATGCCTCGTATGCGGAGTCGAATAAGATAATACTATTATTCTTCTTAGCGTAATCCACCCAAGCCTTTAAGGATTCTTTAGATGCAACAGTCCCTGTTGGATTATTAGGAAAACATAAATAAATCAGATCCGGTCTTTCTTTTGGAAAATCAGGTTGAAATCCATTCTCTTTGGTGGAAGGCATATAGATCAGATTGGCATATCTTCCGTCGGGTCCAGCCTCTCCAGTTCTTCCCGCCATTACATTCGTGTCGACGTATACTGGATAAACCGGATCTCCGATCGCGATCTTAGCATCTTGGGAAAAGATCTCTTGGATATTTCCACAATCGCATTTGGATCCATCGGACACGAAAATCTCTGACTCATCCAGCTTTACTCCCAAAGGAGCATAATCATTCTCTGCGATCGCTTTCAAAAGGAAGGAATATCCTTGTTCCGGACCATATCCATGAAAACCCTCCAGAGTTCCCATTTCTTTGGAAGAAGAAACCAAAGCCTCCACTACAGAAGGAGCCAATGGAAGAGTAACGTCTCCGATCCCCAAGCGTATGATCTTTGCAGAAGGATTTTTCTCGGAGTAAACTTTTACTCTTCTTGCGATCTCGGGAAACAAGTATCCCGCTTTCAATTTCAGATAATTTTCGTTGATATTTGCCATATTAATTATTTTTAATCCTCGTCGTCTATGTCCCGGATCGGTTTTCTTCCGGAAAAGCCCTCGTCATAACCGTGTTCGAAGAGCAGATCCTCTTCTCCCAAGTGCCAGCAATAATAACCTTTGCCGTTATCGAAATCCACGAGCCAAAGTCCTTTGACCTCGATGCCCAAGTCTCTGATCTTAGAAGACCAATCCATTAGAAGCTCTTCGACCTTTGCTTCTCTGGCTTCTAACTCGTTCTCTTGGTACAATCCTTCTTTTAATTCCTTATGGACCTTACCGACCTCTTCATAAAATTCTTCGGTAATCGATCTGACATAAGGCAGGATCTTGCGAGCGTCTTCGTATGTCCAGATCTTACGTTCCATTGAGAACCGTTTAGAAATTCACTCCAAGAGAAAGACAGAGCAAAGTCATTCGACTCACCACACCGTATTTCGCCTGACGGAAGTAGGCTGCATTCGGTAGATCATCTACATCTGTAGAGAGCTCATTCACTCTCGGAAGAGGATGCAATACAGTGGTGTCTTTCTTGGATGCAAGAATGAGTTCCTTATTCAACTTAAAAGATTCTTTTAATCTTTCATATTCTTTATGATCGGGAAATCTTTCTTCTTGGATACGAGTCACGTAAGCGATATCGCATTCCCAAACTTTCTTAATATCATCAGATTCTTCGAAAGTGATCGGAAAACCTGAAAGTCCTTTCTTATAGGAATCAGGAAGAGAAAGTTCCGGAGGAGAAATCAGATAAAGATGCACTTTATAATGTCGAAGAAGATTGATCAAACTGTGTATCGTCCGTCCATACTTCAGATCACCGATGAATGCAAGAGTAAGACCGTCTAGTTTTCCTTTTTCGGAAATGATCGTGTATAGATCGAGGAGAGCTTGGGTAGGATGCTGTCCTGCTCCATCACCCGCATTGATAACAGGGATCTTGACTGCCCCGGCGGCAATACGAGAAGAACCTTCTACAGGATGACGGATCACCGCGATATCAGCATAAGCTTCTATCATCTTCATAGTGTCGTACAAGGTTTCGCCCTTAGAGATGGAAGAGAATTGGAATCCTACTGTGGAGATTACCCTTCCCCCCAATCTTTCCATAGCGGCCTCGAAGGAAAGTCTAGTGCGAGTGGAAGCCTCGAAGAATAAAGAGGCCAAGAGTTTGCCTTCCAAGATCCCAAACGCTTTGTTCTGTTCCACTAAACGTTCCATTTCTCTGGTCCTTTCTACAAGGAAGTCCAGATCCGCTTTGGAGAATTGGTCCGTATCTAGAATATTTTTATGCTCGTACGCCATTTTCTGGTCAGATTGATTCGGTAGGAACTAGAGGCAAGAGAATTCGAAAGGATATTGTAAGTTTAAAAAAGACTTTTCTAAAGGCTGATCCTTGGTATTTTAAGGAAGCTTCTTCAAACCCAATTCCTGATACTTAAAGATGGGAACAAGAAAGACCCCTCCTCTTGCAGATCCGACTACGATTAATCCCAATGGAGAAGAAGCCAAAGACCAAATCGAGACTCCTGCTAAAGTAGTCCACCAAAGCCCGCTGATTCCCCAACGTATCTTTGTATTCTTTACTAAGCTTATCTGCAAAGCGATCGGACGATCCGAATCCAAACTTGGACAAATATAATTCAACTGGAACTTTTCATTAGAGGAAGAAGGAACGGAAACGCAAGAGTCCGAAGTTTGCTCTTGCAAATTTTCTTTCTTACCGAAGAAGATCTGCATTTCTCCATACACCATAGCACCAAAAAGTTTCCTCCTCTTATATTCTATCTCCAAAACTCCTTCGTATTTTCCATTTGGTAACGGCAGAGAATATGTCGAATCGGAAAGAATAATCTTAGATTCAAATGCATTTTGATCCGAAGTCCCTTTCATTCCCGATGAAGGATAAGAAGAAATCGGAGCCAAAGAAAATTTTCCCTTTAGATCATGATCTGTAAACGTATCCTCTTCGAAATCGGAGAATTGTAACTCTAAGATCTTTGCCTTGGAATTTCCATCATTCTCCGATATGGAAGGATCCTTGAGTATAGTATTAATATTTCTAGGTCGAGAATCGCAATGGACTACGATCAGAAAAGAAAGAGTCAGAATGGTTCTGTACGCTGCTGTCCGCAAAACATCTTCTTATCTTTGGAATTCGAAAGAGAGTCAATCTAGTTCTCTCTTTTCGAAGCGGGGAAGATTGAGCGTTAGAGAATAAGCAACAAAATTAAAATAGTTCCCACATGCTCGATTCATGCTTGCGGGAATTCGGATTTTGTGATAGTGAGATCGCGAGCTTCTCCCACTGCGGACCCACCTCCACCACCCGATGAGGGTGGGGGCCGCCTTACTTCTAGACTGGACTCAATTTTGCTTCACTCTGTTCGGCAACCCTTCCGGGAATCTCGCTCTCTACGGATCGCGAGATTGGGTGGGGGCCGCCTTCAATCAAACAGTTCCCACTTTTAGTGATGAACTACCTTCTTAGATTTTATTCCCAGTTTAGAGCGAATATCGGCGAAGACCGAAAGTGTTACCGGAACATAGAGTAAACTTCCCAGAGTTCCGAATCCAAGTCCCCAACCGAGAGCCAAAGTCATTGGAATCAAAACCGGGTCGGATCCTCCTATGCTATAAGCAGTCGGCAATAATCCGGCAACTGTGGTCAATGTGGTCAGAAGAATAGGACGGAACCTTCTCCGGCTCGCTTCTAAAAGGATCTCGTCTAACGACTCTTTAGATCCTTTGCTTATGGAATCGATACAATCCACAAGAACGATGGATGCGTTCACTAACACCCCTGCAAGACCGATGATACCGATCATAGCGAGAAAGCTGATCGCTTTTCCGGACAGAGGAAATCCAAGCACGATACCCACGATCCCAAGAGGAATTGTGCTCAGGATCAAGAAAGGTCTCCAGAAGTTCTGAAGAGTAAGCGCGAGGATCATGAAAATTCCGGCTAACGCTAGAATTCCCGCCTTGGCTAAAGAAGCCATGGATCTCTGAGTATCCTTTTCTTCTCCTCCGAAAACTATGGAAACTCCCGGATATTGTCTTTCTATCAGAGGCTTGAATTCGTTCGCGACCTTTTGATTTGCCTCGTGGGCAGTAGTTCCGGATTCGGAGCGGATATCAGCGTTTACAGTGATCGCTCTTTCAAAATCCCTGTGAGAAAGAAGCTCAGGAGAATCCTTCAGATCCATCTTAGAGATCTTTGCAAGATTCGTAATATTACCAGCTTTATTCCTAAGAGGGACGCCCTTCACTTCTTCTGGATTTTTCCGGAAGCTCTTATCATACATGACTCGCAGATAGATCTTCGTCTTTCCTTGTCGCACATTTCCTGCTCTTTCCCCATCGTATGCAGTTCTCAAAAGATTTGCCGCGGAGAAGGTGGAAACTCCAGTAAAACTTTCCAGTCCCTCGTCGAGTTGGATGTACATTTGTTTGCGTCCATTCCGATAATCATCCCGAATAGAATGAACTCCCTTAATGCCTCTTAGGAAATTCTGAAGATCCACGGAAACCTTCTTCAGCACATCATAATCTTTTCCTAATATACCTACCGTAATCGGAGCACCTATCGGAGGAGCCATGGCCATTTCCTCTAAATACACGTCAGATAACCCAGGAGTCTTACGTATATCATCTTCAATCGAAGCGAGAATCTGCGAAGCCTTGCGCTTCCGCTTGGATTCGGGAGTCAGATAGACCATGATCACAGCTAAGTTCTCTCCGAATCTGGACAGAGGATCATCAGGATCTGTTTGCTGGACACCTATTTTGGTGGAATAACTTACCAATTCATCCTTAGGGATCTTCTTCAAAATATCTTCCATGTATTTCATCTTATCTCTTGTTTGGAAGATACGAGAAGAAGGAGAGAATTCCGCTTTGATCAAAAAGATCTCAATGTCTTCTTTCGGAAATAGGATAAAATCCATCTGGGACATGGCCCCGCAAGACCCGATTACCAATAAAAGAATTACGGAAAAGGATTTGTATCGATTCCGAATCGTAAATGCTACGAAATTAGAAAACTTATCCTCCATCCTGAGAAAGAATTCATCCAATCTCTTTCTGAACTTGGAAGACTTCTTCAATTCCTCAGGGTTCTTTGCAAAGACTGCGATCCTCGCCGGCAAAAATAGGAATGATTCTAGTAAGCTCGCAGTCAAAGCGATGATTACTACAAGAGGGATCTGCCAAATAAATTTACCCATGATCCCGGACATGAATAGCATCGGAAGAAATGCCGCAACAGTAGTGAGATAAGATCCAAAGATCGGGATCACCATCTCGCTTGTTCCTTTCAAAGCGGCAGCAGCACTGTCCATCTTCTGCCCAAGATACGTATAAATATTCTCCGAAATCACAATCGAGTTATCTACGAGCATCCCGAGTGAAATAATGAGTCCCATCATGGAGATCATATTAAAGGAAACATCGAAGAGAGGAATGACCGCAAAAGTCATCAGCATAGAAAGAGGCAAAGACATAGAAGTCAATGTTGCCGTTCTGAAATCTAAGAACAAAAACAGGATTCCGAATACAATCAAGAACCCGATCAACGCGTTAGACGAAACAACATTCAAACGATTTCTCGTCCTCGCCGCTTCATCGTTTAGCTTAAATGTCTTAATACCCTCAGGGAATGTTTGATCCAATTCTTTTAAACGGGCTTGGACCATGTTCGCAACATTAATCGCATCGGCCCTTTCTTTCTTAATAACGGAAAGAATGAGGCCTTGCTTTCCATTCGCGATTGCAAGAAATCTAGGATACTCGAAAGTATCTTCTACCCTGGAAATATCGCTCAATCGAACGGTGGAGAATATATCATTGGTTCTTACAGGGATTTTTCCGATCTCGTACGGATGCTTGAACTCTCCGTCTATCCTTAGATCGAAAGCCTCCTCGGAGTCCACGGAACCGGCAGGAAGATTTATATTTCTAGATCGAATTGCCCTTGTAATGTCCGAAAGATCCAGCTGGTATTGCTTAAGTCGATTTGCATTTACGAGAATATGCCATTCTCTATCACGTTTTCCGAATACATCCACACGAGCCACACCGGGAATCTTTTCCAATTCCAGCTCGATAAATTCCGCTACAGTATGAAGTTCGATCTCATCCTTTCCACCATAAACGGAAAAATCCATAATCGGAAAGGAACCGGATTTTCTCTCTGTGATCTTAGGCTTCTCGGTAAC is a window of Leptospira semungkisensis DNA encoding:
- a CDS encoding efflux RND transporter permease subunit; translation: MRTIIQSFIHNRLFLYLGMVFIVLAGLVSLLGLRRDAFPNVDMKQLVITTKFPGASPADVELRVTYPIEEKIKEIDGIDEIRSFSRNSVSDIDVRVSLDEKDPEKVLNEIRRAVDNAISDFPLQVTEKPKITERKSGSFPIMDFSVYGGKDEIELHTVAEFIELELEKIPGVARVDVFGKRDREWHILVNANRLKQYQLDLSDITRAIRSRNINLPAGSVDSEEAFDLRIDGEFKHPYEIGKIPVRTNDIFSTVRLSDISRVEDTFEYPRFLAIANGKQGLILSVIKKERADAINVANMVQARLKELDQTFPEGIKTFKLNDEAARTRNRLNVVSSNALIGFLIVFGILFLFLDFRTATLTSMSLPLSMLMTFAVIPLFDVSFNMISMMGLIISLGMLVDNSIVISENIYTYLGQKMDSAAAALKGTSEMVIPIFGSYLTTVAAFLPMLFMSGIMGKFIWQIPLVVIIALTASLLESFLFLPARIAVFAKNPEELKKSSKFRKRLDEFFLRMEDKFSNFVAFTIRNRYKSFSVILLLVIGSCGAMSQMDFILFPKEDIEIFLIKAEFSPSSRIFQTRDKMKYMEDILKKIPKDELVSYSTKIGVQQTDPDDPLSRFGENLAVIMVYLTPESKRKRKASQILASIEDDIRKTPGLSDVYLEEMAMAPPIGAPITVGILGKDYDVLKKVSVDLQNFLRGIKGVHSIRDDYRNGRKQMYIQLDEGLESFTGVSTFSAANLLRTAYDGERAGNVRQGKTKIYLRVMYDKSFRKNPEEVKGVPLRNKAGNITNLAKISKMDLKDSPELLSHRDFERAITVNADIRSESGTTAHEANQKVANEFKPLIERQYPGVSIVFGGEEKDTQRSMASLAKAGILALAGIFMILALTLQNFWRPFLILSTIPLGIVGIVLGFPLSGKAISFLAMIGIIGLAGVLVNASIVLVDCIDSISKGSKESLDEILLEASRRRFRPILLTTLTTVAGLLPTAYSIGGSDPVLIPMTLALGWGLGFGTLGSLLYVPVTLSVFADIRSKLGIKSKKVVHH
- a CDS encoding DUF2203 domain-containing protein, giving the protein MERKIWTYEDARKILPYVRSITEEFYEEVGKVHKELKEGLYQENELEAREAKVEELLMDWSSKIRDLGIEVKGLWLVDFDNGKGYYCWHLGEEDLLFEHGYDEGFSGRKPIRDIDDED
- the pyrB gene encoding aspartate carbamoyltransferase, encoding MAYEHKNILDTDQFSKADLDFLVERTREMERLVEQNKAFGILEGKLLASLFFEASTRTRLSFEAAMERLGGRVISTVGFQFSSISKGETLYDTMKMIEAYADIAVIRHPVEGSSRIAAGAVKIPVINAGDGAGQHPTQALLDLYTIISEKGKLDGLTLAFIGDLKYGRTIHSLINLLRHYKVHLYLISPPELSLPDSYKKGLSGFPITFEESDDIKKVWECDIAYVTRIQEERFPDHKEYERLKESFKLNKELILASKKDTTVLHPLPRVNELSTDVDDLPNAAYFRQAKYGVVSRMTLLCLSLGVNF
- a CDS encoding LL-diaminopimelate aminotransferase yields the protein MANINENYLKLKAGYLFPEIARRVKVYSEKNPSAKIIRLGIGDVTLPLAPSVVEALVSSSKEMGTLEGFHGYGPEQGYSFLLKAIAENDYAPLGVKLDESEIFVSDGSKCDCGNIQEIFSQDAKIAIGDPVYPVYVDTNVMAGRTGEAGPDGRYANLIYMPSTKENGFQPDFPKERPDLIYLCFPNNPTGTVASKESLKAWVDYAKKNNSIILFDSAYEAFISEPGVPRSIYEVEGAREVAIEFRSFSKTAGFTGLRCAYIVIPKELKGKTKDGQEVSIGSLWSRRHTTKFNGVSYVTQKAAEAIYSPQGKKEIRASIDAYMSNAKAIREGLQKAGYDVFGGVNAPYIWLKTPNNLSSWDFFDQLLDKAQVVGTPGSGFGPAGEGYFRLSAFGKKDDVIEAIRRISAL